A genomic segment from Rubrobacter tropicus encodes:
- a CDS encoding dihydrolipoyl dehydrogenase family protein codes for MTPGDGYGVVVIGGGPAGVTAALRARELGSSVALVERGNLGGTCTNDGCVPTRVLAHAARLARDAEQFADYGLIGEAPRVDFARLLNRTQRIVYEVQEKKQIKARLESAGVRVFERAGEARFSDPHTLALDGAQELRGEKFVLCAGGRARRIGFPGGEHALTHSDVWTMKGLPSSVAVVGAAATGCQLASVFAAFGARVRLLDVAPRILGGEDEAVSRGVAEAFGRRGIEVLTGIGGIERIEKAGGNLRLFYRQGDEGRELDTEAVVLAVGWPGNVQALNLDAAGVRAERGYVPVDDALRTSAPHVFAAGDVTGRMMLVQSATYEGALAAENAALGSDRGYRHAIVPHGGFTDPEYAGVGLTEDRAREEFGEAGCAVAVVPYADLDRGVIDGLPEGSCKLVVSRSTRRVLGAHIVGEQAVEVVQLAAAAMRAGMPVEQLADLELAYPTFTSIVGLAARRIVRELDHASPEGRDFGHPGAAEWEHSAG; via the coding sequence ATGACGCCGGGCGACGGCTACGGGGTGGTCGTGATCGGGGGTGGCCCGGCGGGCGTCACCGCCGCCCTCCGGGCCAGGGAGCTGGGTTCTTCCGTGGCCCTGGTCGAGCGCGGGAACCTGGGCGGCACCTGCACCAACGACGGTTGCGTGCCTACCCGCGTGCTGGCCCACGCGGCCCGCCTCGCGCGCGACGCCGAACAGTTCGCCGACTACGGCCTGATCGGCGAAGCGCCGCGCGTGGATTTCGCCAGGCTCTTGAACCGCACCCAACGCATCGTCTACGAGGTCCAGGAGAAAAAGCAGATCAAGGCCCGCCTGGAGTCGGCCGGCGTTCGCGTCTTCGAACGCGCGGGCGAGGCCCGGTTCTCGGACCCGCACACGCTCGCGCTGGACGGCGCGCAAGAGCTGCGGGGAGAGAAGTTCGTCCTCTGCGCCGGCGGCCGCGCGCGCAGGATAGGGTTCCCCGGTGGCGAGCACGCCCTGACCCACAGCGACGTCTGGACGATGAAGGGCCTGCCTTCTTCCGTGGCCGTGGTCGGCGCGGCGGCGACCGGCTGCCAGCTCGCCTCGGTCTTCGCGGCGTTCGGAGCCCGGGTGCGGCTGCTCGACGTCGCGCCGCGTATCCTTGGCGGGGAAGACGAGGCCGTATCTCGCGGGGTGGCGGAGGCGTTCGGGCGGCGTGGGATCGAGGTCCTGACCGGCATCGGCGGGATCGAACGCATCGAGAAAGCGGGCGGGAACCTTCGTCTCTTCTACCGACAGGGGGATGAAGGCCGTGAACTGGATACCGAAGCGGTCGTGCTCGCCGTGGGCTGGCCCGGCAACGTGCAGGCATTGAACCTGGACGCCGCGGGCGTGCGGGCGGAGCGCGGCTACGTGCCGGTTGACGACGCGCTCAGGACGAGCGCCCCGCACGTCTTCGCGGCCGGGGACGTCACGGGACGCATGATGCTGGTCCAGAGCGCAACGTACGAGGGGGCGCTGGCCGCCGAGAACGCGGCCCTCGGCTCCGACCGCGGTTACAGGCACGCCATAGTGCCGCACGGCGGTTTCACCGACCCGGAGTACGCCGGCGTTGGGCTAACAGAGGACCGGGCTCGCGAGGAGTTCGGAGAGGCGGGCTGCGCCGTCGCGGTCGTGCCCTACGCGGACCTCGACCGGGGCGTCATCGACGGCCTCCCGGAAGGCTCCTGCAAGCTCGTCGTCTCCCGCTCCACGCGCCGGGTCCTCGGCGCGCACATCGTGGGGGAGCAGGCCGTCGAGGTCGTCCAGCTCGCGGCGGCGGCGATGCGCGCCGGCATGCCGGTCGAGCAGCTCGCCGACCTGGAGCTCGCCTACCCGACCTTCACGTCCATAGTCGGCCTCGCCGCCCGCCGGATCGTCCGCGAACTCGACCATGCCTCGCCAGAAGGCCGAGACTTCGGACATCCGGGCGCGGCGGAGTGGGAGCACAGCGCGGGATAG
- a CDS encoding cytochrome P450: protein MSATISNGRGYAGRTPGPRGNPILGSMRDFQRDKLGFVQSLTRYGDVARYRTAHLTWYQINHPEGVRRVLQENNRNYGKGALTLNFFKPVVGEGLLTSEGALWLRQRRLIQPVFHRKSVASFGGLMTGETLAMLERWRPALGTGKPLDVQAEMARLTLDVVTGALFHAHVGEEPEVIGRAISTLVEDTGYRFEVPFYPPHRVPTPRNRRFRAALRTVDRAVYSIIAERRRGGGDEEDLLALLMGTRDEETGEAMNDKQLRDEVITLFLAGHETTANALSWTFYLLAANPEAEERLRAELYEALGADRRVPALEDLPKLAYTKMVVDETLRLYPPAWITNRQAIAEDDILGHRIPAKSFVTLSPYVLHRHPDYWDRPDEFDPERFAPGRHDKRPRFAYFPFGGGPRQCIGQSMALVEAQLVLATILGRCRLRPIPGRPVEAQALATLRPRGGLPMTVEAA from the coding sequence ATGAGCGCGACGATCAGCAACGGCAGGGGATACGCCGGCCGGACGCCGGGACCGCGGGGGAACCCGATCCTGGGCAGCATGCGCGACTTCCAGCGCGACAAGCTCGGCTTTGTCCAAAGCCTGACGCGCTACGGCGACGTTGCCCGCTACCGCACGGCCCACCTGACCTGGTACCAGATCAACCACCCCGAAGGCGTCCGGCGCGTCTTGCAGGAGAACAACCGCAACTACGGCAAAGGCGCACTTACCTTGAACTTTTTCAAGCCGGTGGTGGGGGAGGGCCTGCTCACCAGCGAGGGCGCGCTGTGGCTCAGGCAGCGGCGCCTCATCCAGCCGGTCTTCCACCGCAAGAGCGTGGCCTCTTTCGGCGGGCTGATGACCGGAGAGACCCTCGCCATGCTGGAGCGCTGGCGGCCCGCGCTCGGGACGGGCAAGCCGCTCGACGTTCAGGCGGAGATGGCGCGGCTCACGCTCGACGTGGTGACCGGCGCCCTCTTCCACGCCCACGTCGGTGAGGAGCCCGAGGTCATAGGCCGGGCCATAAGCACGCTGGTCGAGGACACGGGCTACCGCTTCGAGGTGCCCTTCTACCCGCCGCACCGCGTGCCCACCCCGCGCAACAGGCGCTTCCGGGCCGCGCTGCGCACCGTGGACCGGGCCGTGTACTCGATCATCGCCGAGCGCCGCCGGGGCGGCGGGGACGAGGAAGACCTGCTCGCCCTCCTGATGGGGACGCGCGACGAGGAGACGGGCGAGGCCATGAACGACAAGCAGCTGCGCGACGAGGTCATAACCCTCTTCCTCGCCGGCCACGAAACGACGGCCAACGCGCTCTCGTGGACCTTCTACCTGCTCGCGGCGAACCCCGAAGCAGAAGAGCGCTTGCGCGCCGAGCTGTACGAAGCTCTCGGCGCGGACCGCAGGGTGCCGGCCCTGGAGGATCTGCCGAAACTCGCGTACACGAAGATGGTGGTGGACGAGACCCTGAGGCTCTACCCGCCGGCCTGGATCACGAACCGCCAGGCCATCGCCGAAGACGATATCCTCGGCCACCGTATCCCGGCCAAATCCTTCGTGACGCTCAGCCCCTACGTCCTCCACCGCCACCCGGACTACTGGGATCGCCCAGACGAGTTCGACCCCGAGCGTTTCGCACCGGGACGGCACGACAAACGCCCGCGCTTCGCCTATTTCCCGTTCGGCGGCGGACCGCGCCAGTGCATCGGGCAGAGCATGGCCCTCGTCGAAGCCCAGCTGGTGCTAGCGACCATCCTCGGGCGTTGCCGGCTGCGGCCCATACCCGGCAGACCCGTCGAGGCCCAGGCGCTCGCCACGCTCAGGCCGCGGGGCGGCCTGCCGATGACCGTCGAGGCCGCATGA
- a CDS encoding phytoene desaturase family protein → MSGSTYDAVVVGAGPNGLAAAVELARRGRSVAVLEAEDRIGGGTRSDEITLPGFVHDLGSAIHPLGYASPFFSTLPLEEHGLEWIHPPAPLAHPFDDGTAATLERSTEMTAATLGSDAGAYRNLMTPWPTTPGGYRPRSPDRRAFPVTRSPWRPPGCARWVRPGARGGCLRGERARGLFAGNAAHSFLPMEKRPSALFGIVLGTLGHAFGWPLPKGGSQSIADALASYLLSLGGEIFTGVRVRSVDEVPRTRTVLFDVTPRQLLDIAGVHFTERYRDALKRYRYGPGVFKVDLALDGPIPWSAEECLRAGTVHLGGTLEDISAGEAAVSHGEHPERPFVLLAQQSLFDDTRAPEGKHTAWAYCHVPNGSTFDMTQRIEAQIERFAPGFGNRVLARNAWGPADLEGWNANLVGGDINGGYMDVRQLFGRPALRANPYSTPANGLYICSSSTPPGGAVHGLCGFMAARSALRYLKT, encoded by the coding sequence ATGAGCGGGAGCACCTACGACGCGGTCGTCGTCGGCGCGGGGCCGAACGGCCTCGCCGCCGCCGTGGAGCTCGCCCGGCGCGGCCGTTCCGTGGCCGTGCTCGAGGCCGAGGACAGGATCGGGGGCGGGACCCGCTCGGACGAGATCACGCTCCCAGGCTTCGTCCACGACCTCGGCTCGGCCATCCACCCCCTCGGCTACGCCTCGCCGTTCTTCTCCACGCTCCCCCTCGAAGAGCACGGCCTGGAGTGGATCCACCCCCCCGCCCCGCTCGCCCACCCCTTCGACGACGGGACCGCCGCCACCCTCGAACGCTCGACGGAGATGACCGCCGCCACGCTCGGGTCCGACGCCGGGGCCTACCGGAACCTGATGACCCCCTGGCCGACGACGCCCGGCGGATACAGGCCACGCTCTCCGGATCGACGAGCCTTCCCCGTCACCCGCTCGCCCTGGCGTCCGCCGGGTTGCGCTCGCTGGGTTCGGCCAGGGGCTCGCGGAGGCTGTCTTCGAGGGGAGAGGGCCCGCGGGCTCTTCGCGGGCAACGCGGCCCATTCGTTCCTGCCGATGGAGAAACGGCCGAGCGCCCTCTTCGGGATCGTGCTCGGAACTTTGGGGCACGCCTTCGGATGGCCCTTGCCGAAGGGGGGCTCGCAGAGCATAGCCGACGCCCTCGCCTCCTACCTGCTGTCTTTAGGGGGTGAGATCTTCACCGGCGTCAGGGTCCGCTCGGTGGATGAAGTCCCGAGAACCCGGACGGTCCTCTTCGACGTCACGCCGCGCCAGCTCCTCGATATCGCGGGCGTTCACTTCACCGAAAGATACAGGGATGCCCTCAAGCGCTACCGCTACGGCCCGGGCGTCTTCAAGGTGGACCTCGCGCTCGACGGGCCGATCCCGTGGAGCGCCGAAGAATGCCTGCGGGCAGGCACCGTCCACCTCGGCGGGACGCTTGAGGACATCTCGGCCGGCGAGGCCGCCGTCTCGCACGGTGAGCACCCCGAGAGGCCTTTCGTCCTTCTCGCCCAGCAGAGCCTCTTCGACGATACCCGCGCGCCCGAGGGCAAGCACACCGCATGGGCCTACTGCCACGTACCAAACGGCTCGACCTTCGACATGACGCAGAGGATAGAGGCCCAGATAGAGCGCTTCGCCCCGGGTTTCGGGAACCGCGTCCTTGCCCGCAACGCCTGGGGCCCGGCCGACCTCGAAGGGTGGAACGCCAACCTCGTCGGGGGGGACATAAACGGCGGCTACATGGACGTCCGGCAACTGTTCGGAAGGCCGGCGTTGCGCGCCAACCCTTACTCGACCCCGGCGAACGGACTCTACATCTGCTCGTCCTCGACACCGCCGGGTGGCGCCGTGCACGGGCTGTGCGGCTTCATGGCCGCCCGCTCGGCCCTGCGCTACCTGAAGACGTAA
- a CDS encoding DUF1990 family protein, protein MTDRTPQSEEQGQERQPPPEPRDAAFWAKRVDKLEVSAVPEGASNVNVQGRREVGALQGFGQLWQKTYRVRLAGVASTPEEVVRVWKERFPELQPPNSRFYPSMAGVAPGEVLFISASVGGMPVHTGVRVIYADDESFTVMTPEGHPESGWNTFSAYADEDGTTVAQVQSLARANDPIYEIGFRVVGATEQERIWTHVLKSLSAHFGVNEPVSLEKTCVDPKVQWSEIRNLWHNAGARSMIYTMAAPLRWRRARSRR, encoded by the coding sequence ATGACCGATCGAACCCCACAAAGCGAAGAGCAGGGCCAGGAGCGTCAACCCCCACCGGAACCGCGCGACGCGGCTTTCTGGGCGAAGAGGGTCGACAAGCTGGAGGTCTCCGCCGTGCCGGAAGGGGCCTCTAACGTGAACGTCCAGGGGCGTCGGGAGGTCGGCGCGCTGCAGGGCTTCGGCCAGCTCTGGCAGAAGACCTACAGGGTCCGCCTGGCCGGCGTCGCCTCCACGCCTGAGGAGGTCGTGCGGGTGTGGAAGGAGCGCTTCCCCGAGCTCCAGCCGCCCAACAGCCGGTTCTACCCCTCGATGGCTGGTGTGGCTCCTGGCGAGGTGCTATTTATAAGCGCGTCCGTCGGCGGCATGCCCGTCCACACGGGGGTGCGTGTGATCTACGCCGACGACGAGTCCTTCACGGTCATGACCCCGGAAGGCCACCCCGAGTCGGGCTGGAATACCTTCTCGGCCTACGCCGACGAGGACGGCACGACGGTGGCCCAGGTGCAGTCCCTGGCCCGCGCCAACGATCCAATCTACGAGATCGGCTTCCGCGTGGTCGGCGCCACGGAGCAGGAGCGTATCTGGACACATGTCCTGAAGTCGCTCTCGGCCCACTTCGGCGTGAACGAGCCCGTGAGCCTCGAGAAGACCTGCGTCGACCCGAAGGTCCAGTGGTCGGAGATACGGAACCTCTGGCACAACGCGGGGGCCCGGTCGATGATCTACACGATGGCAGCCCCCCTGCGCTGGCGCCGCGCCAGATCGCGGAGGTGA
- a CDS encoding STAS domain-containing protein, which translates to MPQAQVTMDVRRVDDNASIIDIKGELTAFAEGVLMDAYNQASDGRVRAIILNFEGLEYMNSSGIGLLVTLLIRVNREKQRLLTYGLSEHYRSIFQITRLDDAIGIHETEEEAVEATNV; encoded by the coding sequence ATGCCCCAGGCACAGGTCACGATGGACGTTCGCAGGGTCGATGACAACGCGAGCATCATCGACATCAAGGGCGAGCTTACCGCTTTCGCCGAGGGTGTTCTCATGGACGCCTACAACCAGGCGAGCGACGGGAGGGTCCGCGCGATCATCCTGAACTTCGAGGGCCTCGAGTACATGAACAGTTCGGGCATAGGCCTCCTGGTCACGCTCCTCATCCGCGTCAACCGCGAGAAGCAGCGTCTCCTGACCTACGGCCTCAGCGAACACTACAGAAGCATCTTCCAGATCACACGCCTCGACGACGCCATAGGCATCCACGAGACGGAAGAGGAAGCCGTCGAAGCCACGAACGTATGA
- a CDS encoding STAS domain-containing protein, whose product MAVKHFEAEVRREPRGAVLDLRGEIDGFAQETLDAAYAEAEKDNPGAIFLNFEEVDYINSTGIALIVGLLASARAAKRALSAYGLSEHYVEIFNITRLSDFMGVFPDEESAIGAFSHQQSAISQNQEAES is encoded by the coding sequence ATGGCCGTAAAGCACTTTGAGGCCGAGGTGCGCCGGGAACCCCGGGGGGCCGTGCTCGACCTGCGGGGCGAGATCGACGGCTTCGCCCAGGAGACCCTGGACGCCGCATACGCGGAAGCCGAGAAGGATAACCCCGGCGCCATCTTCCTGAACTTCGAAGAGGTGGACTACATCAACTCCACGGGTATCGCCCTGATCGTCGGCCTGCTCGCCAGCGCGCGCGCAGCGAAGCGCGCCCTGTCGGCATACGGCCTGAGCGAACACTACGTCGAGATCTTCAACATAACCCGCCTCTCGGACTTTATGGGCGTCTTCCCTGACGAAGAGAGCGCGATTGGAGCTTTTAGCCACCAGCAGTCAGCTATCAGCCAGAACCAGGAAGCCGAAAGCTGA
- a CDS encoding ATP-binding protein — MTAPRNGARRTLAELSVPSEPGNERRAMEEVAGTVEGLGLPDRTLERLKTAVAEATMNAMEHGNRYREEAPVLIEVSATDAELCVRITDEGAGPAAFDPQTPDLGAKLEGAQTPRGWGLFLIKSMVDEMKVTGDERHHTVELVLHLNAREEERDGRKAL, encoded by the coding sequence GTGACCGCACCCAGAAACGGCGCCCGCCGGACGCTCGCCGAGCTGAGCGTGCCGAGCGAGCCCGGCAACGAGCGCCGGGCGATGGAGGAGGTCGCCGGCACCGTCGAGGGGCTCGGCCTGCCGGACAGGACCCTGGAGCGGCTCAAGACAGCCGTCGCCGAGGCGACCATGAACGCGATGGAGCACGGCAACCGCTACAGGGAAGAGGCCCCCGTCCTCATAGAAGTCTCGGCCACCGACGCCGAGCTCTGCGTCAGGATCACGGACGAGGGGGCCGGCCCCGCCGCCTTCGACCCCCAGACCCCCGACCTCGGAGCGAAGCTCGAAGGCGCGCAGACGCCGCGGGGTTGGGGGCTCTTCCTCATCAAGAGCATGGTCGACGAGATGAAGGTGACCGGCGACGAGCGCCACCACACGGTGGAGCTGGTCCTGCACCTGAACGCGCGAGAGGAGGAGAGAGATGGCCGTAAAGCACTTTGA
- a CDS encoding PP2C family protein-serine/threonine phosphatase: MTVQTTNKTGFWRDLFRRDGRGASGETDAVAEAPRQAAPELDIAPNDPILAYLAGVSGVVEVDKLDLDSPALAEMREAGVKLLVPLVSQGELIGLLNLGPRLSQQEYSADDRKLLSDLATQTAPAVRVAQLVRQQQQEAKERERIEQELKVARLIQQTLLPKALPELPGYEVAAYYQPAREVGGDFYDFLTLEDGRLGLVVGDVTDKGVPAALVMATTRTMLRAAAQRLLSPGQVLQRVNDVLVQDIPPNMFVTCLYAILDPESGRVVYANAGHDLPYRRRAGRGEGAEELRARGMPLGLMPGMGYEEKEMLLGRGESVLFYSDGLVEAHDRRREMFGFPRLQGLVGAHRSGGSSLISFLLSELARFTGEGWEQEDDITLVTLDRPEES; this comes from the coding sequence ATGACGGTACAGACGACGAACAAGACGGGGTTCTGGCGGGACCTTTTCAGGCGCGACGGGCGCGGGGCGTCCGGGGAGACGGACGCCGTCGCGGAGGCGCCGCGGCAGGCCGCGCCGGAGCTGGATATCGCGCCGAACGACCCGATCCTGGCCTACCTCGCCGGCGTCTCGGGGGTGGTCGAGGTAGACAAGCTCGACCTCGACTCCCCGGCGCTCGCGGAGATGAGGGAGGCCGGCGTCAAGCTGCTGGTGCCGCTCGTGAGCCAGGGGGAGCTAATAGGGCTGCTGAACCTCGGCCCGCGGCTCTCCCAGCAGGAGTACTCGGCCGACGACCGGAAGCTGCTCTCGGATCTCGCGACCCAGACAGCCCCCGCTGTGAGGGTCGCCCAGCTCGTCCGCCAGCAGCAGCAGGAGGCAAAAGAGCGCGAGCGCATCGAGCAGGAGCTCAAGGTCGCCCGCCTGATCCAACAGACCCTGCTGCCAAAAGCCCTGCCGGAACTCCCCGGCTACGAGGTGGCCGCCTACTACCAGCCGGCCCGCGAGGTCGGCGGCGACTTCTACGACTTCCTGACGCTCGAGGACGGCCGCCTCGGCCTCGTCGTAGGCGACGTGACGGACAAGGGCGTCCCGGCGGCACTGGTGATGGCCACGACGCGCACGATGCTCCGCGCCGCCGCCCAGCGACTGCTCTCCCCCGGGCAGGTCCTCCAGCGCGTGAACGACGTGCTGGTCCAGGACATACCGCCAAACATGTTCGTCACCTGCCTGTACGCGATCCTCGACCCGGAGTCCGGGCGCGTCGTCTACGCCAACGCGGGCCACGACCTGCCCTACAGGCGCCGTGCCGGGCGCGGGGAGGGGGCCGAGGAGCTGAGGGCGAGGGGGATGCCGCTCGGCCTGATGCCCGGGATGGGCTACGAGGAGAAGGAGATGTTGCTGGGCAGGGGCGAGAGCGTCCTGTTCTACAGCGACGGGCTCGTCGAGGCCCACGACCGCCGGCGCGAGATGTTTGGCTTCCCGCGCCTGCAGGGTCTCGTCGGCGCCCACCGCTCGGGCGGCTCCTCCCTCATAAGCTTCCTTCTTTCGGAGCTTGCACGCTTTACCGGCGAGGGCTGGGAGCAGGAAGACGACATTACGCTCGTGACCCTGGACAGACCGGAGGAGTCGTGA
- a CDS encoding fumarate hydratase: protein MREIEAATVTKAVRDLCIEANTELPESHLKALRRAHEAEESPLGREVIERLLQNAEVAKERCVAFCQDTGYAVFFVEAGDRVRVKDGTLGGAIDEGVRRGYKEGYLRKSIVRSPIDRTNTGDNTPAVVYHEPVPGDRLKLTMLVKGAGCDNMSALKMLTPADGVEAMKDFVVETIEKAGPNASPPVTVGVGIGGPFEKAALLAKKALTRPSGEPNPDPELAELEEELLDRINATGIGPAGYGGTQTALAVHVESFPTHIAAFPVAVNLDCHSHRTASVQL, encoded by the coding sequence TTGCGCGAGATAGAAGCAGCCACGGTGACGAAAGCGGTGCGCGACCTCTGCATCGAGGCGAACACCGAACTGCCCGAAAGCCACCTGAAGGCCCTCCGCCGCGCGCACGAAGCGGAAGAGTCACCCCTCGGGCGCGAGGTCATAGAACGGCTCCTCCAGAACGCCGAGGTCGCCAAGGAGAGGTGCGTCGCCTTCTGCCAGGACACCGGCTACGCGGTCTTCTTCGTCGAGGCGGGAGACAGAGTACGGGTAAAGGACGGCACCCTCGGCGGGGCCATAGACGAGGGCGTCAGGCGGGGCTACAAGGAGGGCTACCTCAGGAAATCAATAGTACGCAGCCCCATAGACCGAACCAACACCGGCGACAACACCCCGGCGGTCGTCTACCACGAACCCGTACCGGGAGACAGGCTCAAGCTGACCATGCTCGTCAAGGGGGCAGGCTGCGACAACATGAGCGCCCTGAAGATGCTGACCCCCGCAGACGGCGTCGAGGCCATGAAGGATTTCGTGGTCGAGACCATCGAGAAGGCGGGCCCGAACGCGAGCCCTCCCGTCACGGTAGGCGTGGGCATAGGCGGGCCCTTCGAGAAGGCGGCCCTGCTCGCCAAGAAGGCGCTGACCCGTCCGTCGGGCGAGCCGAACCCGGACCCGGAGCTGGCGGAACTCGAAGAAGAGTTGCTCGACAGGATCAACGCCACGGGCATAGGCCCGGCCGGCTACGGCGGCACCCAGACGGCCCTCGCCGTCCACGTCGAGAGCTTCCCCACCCACATCGCCGCCTTCCCCGTAGCCGTCAACCTGGACTGCCACTCCCACCGCACCGCCTCCGTCCAGCTATGA
- a CDS encoding FumA C-terminus/TtdB family hydratase beta subunit, producing the protein MSKEPIHIRTPLTRETNESLQTGDVVLLSGVLFTARDAAHARIKKAIENDEPLPFDPEGQVVYFTGPAPARPGHALGPAGPTTASRMDPYSPLLIERGLKGMVGKGLRSEAVLSSMREHGCLYFGAVEGTAALLADRVKEAEVVAYEDLGAEAVRRLVVEDFPVVVVNDLRGGDLYREGRERWRRRRAR; encoded by the coding sequence ATGAGCAAAGAACCTATCCACATCCGGACCCCGCTGACGAGGGAGACCAACGAGTCCCTCCAGACCGGCGACGTCGTCCTGCTCTCCGGCGTCCTGTTCACGGCCCGCGACGCGGCCCACGCGAGAATAAAAAAAGCCATCGAGAACGACGAACCACTGCCTTTCGACCCCGAAGGCCAGGTCGTCTACTTCACAGGCCCGGCGCCGGCGAGGCCCGGGCACGCGCTCGGACCGGCGGGGCCGACGACGGCCTCCAGGATGGACCCTTACTCCCCGCTCCTGATCGAGCGCGGGCTGAAGGGCATGGTCGGCAAGGGCCTCCGCTCCGAAGCGGTCCTGTCCTCCATGCGGGAGCACGGCTGCCTGTACTTCGGGGCCGTCGAAGGCACGGCGGCGCTCCTGGCAGACCGGGTGAAGGAGGCCGAGGTCGTCGCCTACGAGGACCTGGGGGCCGAGGCGGTCAGGCGGCTCGTGGTGGAAGACTTTCCCGTGGTCGTGGTCAACGACCTGCGCGGTGGGGATCTGTACCGGGAGGGCAGGGAGCGGTGGCGCAGGCGTAGGGCCAGGTAA
- a CDS encoding DedA family protein — translation MDVVHSFGHVGVFVVVLMGSLYLPVPTELTLPLFGFLVGQGRLTFVPVVLTATAARVCAALVFYSLGLRIGEARLRRLIGRAERTKLVFGSDLDKASAAFQRHGGAAILIGHLIPGVGALISVPAGLKRMPVRWRFLAFTLIGCTLWTATLVGLGWTLGKRWRVVEVYASFVGLALLAALVLGVLWFLWRRWRLRG, via the coding sequence ATGGACGTCGTCCACTCTTTCGGGCACGTCGGCGTGTTCGTGGTGGTCTTGATGGGAAGCCTATACCTGCCCGTTCCGACGGAGTTGACCCTCCCGCTCTTCGGGTTCCTGGTGGGGCAGGGACGTCTCACGTTCGTTCCCGTGGTGCTGACGGCGACGGCGGCCAGGGTGTGCGCCGCGCTGGTCTTCTACTCTTTAGGGCTCCGAATCGGCGAGGCGCGCCTGCGGCGTCTGATCGGGCGGGCCGAGCGGACCAAGCTCGTGTTCGGGTCCGACCTCGACAAGGCGAGCGCGGCCTTCCAGCGCCACGGCGGAGCGGCGATCCTGATCGGCCACCTCATCCCCGGCGTGGGCGCCCTGATCTCGGTGCCCGCCGGCCTGAAGCGCATGCCCGTCCGGTGGCGATTCCTCGCCTTCACCCTGATCGGGTGCACCCTCTGGACCGCGACGCTGGTCGGCCTCGGCTGGACGCTCGGCAAGCGGTGGAGGGTGGTGGAAGTCTACGCCTCTTTCGTCGGGCTGGCGTTGCTGGCCGCCCTCGTCCTCGGGGTCCTGTGGTTTTTGTGGCGGCGGTGGAGGCTGCGGGGATGA
- a CDS encoding YihY/virulence factor BrkB family protein, with amino-acid sequence MAAVRGFLSDLRDIVGPGFLARVLIKVRENDLLGLAGQLTYFFLLSFFPFLIFLVALAGIVLDDPEAAVRRLIGESAGFLPREAAELIIAYLDRTLRGTGSGVLVFGIVTTLWMGSAASISITKAANRAYGLAETRPFWKLRGTSILLALGFTLLMATLSLVAFGVETFVRALGGSSGSLLSVWGIARWVVAFAVVTTALSVLYYLAPDARVPFKWITPGGFAATVLMFAASAALSFYASRLGNYDRIYGQLGAVIVFMLWLYAMGLMVLVGVEINAVLARRAEEKKGVELVHKED; translated from the coding sequence GTGGCGGCCGTGAGGGGCTTCCTATCGGATTTGAGGGACATCGTCGGGCCCGGCTTTCTGGCGCGGGTGCTCATCAAGGTGCGGGAGAACGACCTGCTGGGGCTCGCCGGACAGTTGACGTACTTCTTCCTGCTCTCCTTCTTCCCGTTCCTCATCTTCCTGGTGGCGCTCGCCGGGATCGTGCTCGACGACCCCGAGGCGGCGGTGAGGCGCCTGATCGGCGAGTCCGCGGGCTTCCTGCCCCGGGAGGCCGCCGAGCTTATCATCGCCTACCTGGACAGGACCCTGCGCGGCACGGGCTCCGGCGTCCTCGTCTTCGGCATCGTCACGACGCTCTGGATGGGCTCCGCGGCCTCGATCTCCATCACAAAGGCCGCCAATCGCGCCTACGGCCTCGCCGAAACGCGTCCCTTCTGGAAGCTGCGCGGCACCTCCATCCTGCTGGCTTTGGGTTTCACGCTCCTGATGGCGACGCTCTCGCTCGTCGCCTTCGGGGTGGAGACGTTCGTAAGGGCGCTCGGAGGGTCCTCGGGGTCCCTCCTGTCCGTCTGGGGCATCGCGCGCTGGGTAGTCGCCTTCGCGGTCGTAACCACCGCCCTGAGCGTCCTCTACTACCTGGCCCCCGACGCCCGCGTGCCCTTCAAGTGGATCACGCCCGGCGGGTTCGCCGCGACGGTCCTCATGTTCGCCGCGAGCGCGGCGCTTAGCTTCTACGCCTCGAGGCTCGGCAACTACGACCGGATCTACGGCCAACTGGGGGCGGTCATAGTCTTCATGCTCTGGCTCTACGCCATGGGCCTCATGGTGCTCGTCGGCGTCGAAATCAACGCCGTCCTCGCCCGCCGGGCCGAAGAGAAGAAAGGCGTCGAGCTGGTCCACAAAGAAGATTGA